The stretch of DNA AGCGCTTGTCATTCCGCCTCTTGCCTTGTCGCCTCACAACGCTTAATCTTAACTCCATTCACTAATTGATGAGGCATACCTAACTAACTGAGTGGAGGCGGCTGTGACCGAAGCATCGTCTGAGGTGGACGATCACAAACGGCAACAGAAGGCCGGGGCTCGCGCGTTGTCGCGTCTGCTCGAGCCGGTGTCGACGGCGTTGGCCGTCGGCCGGGTGCTGTCCGCGGTATCCGCGGTCCTCGCCGTCGTCCCCTACATCGCACTCGTGCACATCGGCGACGCATTGATCACCGGCGGCGGAATCGACGACGACGCGGTCGGGCGCTGGCTCGCGATCCTGCTCGCGACGTTCGGGGCCCGCCTGTTCATCTACTTCATCGCGCTGTTCGTGACGCACTTGGCTGACATCAAAGTCGGTCACCTCATCCGCGAGCAGATCGTCGACCGATTGGCGCGGGTCCCGCTCACCTGGTTCACGTCGACCAACTCCGGGCGCGTTCGCAAGGCGCTGCAGGACGACATCGGAACCGTTCACCAGCTGATTGCGCATCAGCCCGTCGAGGGCACCTCCGCGATCGTCATGCCCCTCGCACTGATGGTGTACGCATTCGTCGTCGACTGGCGTCTCGGGCTCCTGTCGATCGCGACGATTCCCCTGTACATCGCCGCGATGGCGGCCACGATGCGCGGAATGGGTGAGATGACGGTGAAGATGGACCACCGGCTCTCCGCGGTCTCGGCCCGCATGGTCGAGTTCGTGACCGGCATCGCGGTCGTCAAAGCGTTCGGTCGGGTGGGCCGCGCGCATCACAACTATCAGCACGCCGCCGACGACTTCTACGAGTTCTACGCCGACTGGGTGAAGCCGCTGGTCAAAGTCTCCGCGCTCGGGATGTCGATCCTGGCGATCCCGCTGCTGCTGCTCATCAACATCGGAGGCGGCGCCGCGCTGGTGCACGCCGGCGTCGTGTCCCCGGCCGACGTCCTCGCGACGGCGCTGATCGCGCTGCTGATCCCGTACTCGCTGGAGACCGTCATGAGTTCGACGTGGTCGCGCCAGATCGCCGGTGCCTCCGCGCTCCGACTGCAGGACCTCATCGAGACACCGGCGCTGCCCGACGACGCCGCGAACCCGACCGGGCCGGAGTCGTTCGACGTGGAGTTCGACCATGTCAGTTACACGTACCCGGGTGCCGACGTCCGCGCCGTCGACGACGTCAGTCTCACGCTGCGCCAAGGCACGGTCACCGCGCTCATCGGTGCGTCCGGCTCGGGCAAGTCGACGATCGCGACACTCCTCGCCAGGTTCGACGACCCGTCGTCCGGCGCCATACGGATCGGCGGAGTCCCGGTGACCGAGATCGACGATCTGTACGACAAGGTGGGGTTCGTCCTGCAGGATCCACAACTGCTGTCGATCAGCATCCGCGACAACATCGCCCTCGGCAGACCGGATGCGACGCGGGAGCAGATCCGCCACGCCGCGCGGTCGGCGCAGATTCTCGACGAGATCGATGCTCTCCCGGACGGGTTCGACACCGTCTACGGCGCGGGCACCGGGCTGTCCGGAGGTCAGGCGCAGCGGGTGGCCATCGCGCGCGCACTGCTCGTCGACGCACCGGTCCTGATCCTCGACGAGGCGACGGCCCTCGCCGACCCGGAAGCCCAGCATGAGATCCAGCAGGCGTTGTCTGCATTGGCGGTCGGTCGTACCGTCCTGGTGATCGCGCATCGGCCGGAGGCGATCATGGGCGTCGACCAGATCGTCATCCTCGACGCCGGACGGGTCGACGCCGTCGGCACCCATGACGAACTGTCGACCCACCCCGCGTACGCCCGACTGTGGAGCGACTCGCTGACCACTGGAAGTGGAGGACACCGATGAGCACGCTTCCGTTGGCGGACATCGTTCCGCGTTCGAAGAAGATGCTGTCCCGGCCGGCCGAACTGGACACCGTGATCGGAGTGTCCGCCCTCGCCGGCCTCGTCGAAGGACTCGCTCTCGCCGCGTTGCTCCCCACGATCACCGCGCTGGCCGAGTCCGACGCGGTGTGGGGTCTGCGGCTCTCCGGCTGGCTGTGGGTCCTCGGGGGACTGTCCGTGGTGAGTTTCGTCATCAACTACGTGTCGGCGCGCCGCTCGTACGATGTGGCGCTCGACTTTCTGCGGAGCATCCACCGCATCTTCGGCGATCAGGTGGCGAAGCAGCCGCTGGGTTGGTTCGCGCGGCCGGTGGCGGGCGCGCTTTCCCGTCTGGTCTCGACGGAGTTGATGATGGCGGGCGAGATCCTCGCCCACATGATCAGTCCCCTCGTCTCGAGGGCCACCGCCGCGCTCGTGATCATCGTCGCGGCATGGGTGTGGTCGCCACTCCTCGGTCTGGTGCTGACCTGCGCGATCCCGGTGTTCGTCCTGATCACTCTGGTGTCGGCGGCATTTGTTCGCCGGGGCCGGACGATCCACGAGCCGGCCGAGGTCGACCTCGCGAACCGGATCGTCGAGTACGCCCAGTCCCAGGGCGCACTGCGTTCGTGCGGTCGCAGCGGCGACTTCGAACCGCTGACCGACGCCATGGCGCGAGCCCGGGCGAAGAAGAAGAGCGCGCTCCTGATCGAGACGCTCGGCCTGCTGCTGTCCGGAATGGTCACACAGGGTGTGATCGTGGTGCTGATCAGCGTCGCCGGATCGCTCGCCGTCGCGGGCACCCTGGAGCCGATTCCGGCTCTGGCGTTCATCGGTCTCGCGCTCCGATTCACCTCGACGTTGTCGGCCATCACCGACGCCGCGATGTCGCTGGAGTCCCGCCGCCCGCTGCTGGACCAGCTCGACGAGGTCCTCGATGCGACGCCGCTGCCTGCCCCGGACTCGCCCGCCGACCTGAGTGCGCCGGGTGCCGTGGCACTGACGAATGTGACGTTCGGATACGGAACCGGCGAGCCGGTGCTCCGCGACGTCTCGATCGACGTCCCCGCGGGATCGATGGTCGCGCTCGTCGGACCGTCCGGCAGCGGTAAGACGACGGTCGCGAAGCTCGTGAGCCGCTTCTACGACGTCGACGCGGGCCGAGTCCTCGTCGGCGGCGTCCCGGTCACCGAGCAGACCACCGAGCAGCTGATGGCCCAGTTGTCGATCGTGTTCCAAGACGTCTACCTGTTCGACGACACGCTGCTGGCCAACATCGCCGTCGGACGCGAGGGGGCTTCCGAGGACGAGGTCCTCAACGCGGCACGGACCGCCGGTGTCGCCGAGATCGCCCACCGCTTGCCCGGCGGATGGGACTCGAACGTCGGCGAGGGCGGACGTGCGTTGTCCGGAGGCGAACGACAGCGGGTCGCGATCGCCCGAGCTCTGCTGAAGAAGGCGCCGATCGTTCTGCTCGACGAGGCCACGTCGGCGCTCGACGTCGAGAACGAGGCGAACATCGTCGCCGCCATCGACGAGTTGCGAACTCAGGCGACGGTGTTGGTCATCGCGCATCGTCTCGACACGATCGCCAGAGCCGACTCCATCGTCGCCCTGACCGATGCCGGCGAGGTCGAGGCGATCGGTACGCACGACGAACTGGTCGCGGCCGGCGGAACGTACGCGTCGTACTGGACCCGCCTGAGTCGGGCGCAGGGGTGGCAGTTGACGAACCGGCCGACGGGCTAGCGTTGACACTGTGGAGGAGAGTCGACGACAGGACCGGACGGGTCGCCGGGCCGGCCGCAAACCGGTGTTCACCGCGTCCGATGTCGTGAACGCCGCGATCGCCGAGGGGGTGGACACCTTCACGCTCTCGGCGGTGGCCGAGCGGCTCGGCGTCGCCACCCCCGCCGTCTACCGGCTGTACCGGTCGCGCGACGACATCGTCGTCGCCGCCCTCGACCTGATCGCGTCGTCGTTCCGCCTTCCCGACGAGGGCGCCTCGTGGCGCGAGGTCCTGCGCCTGTGGGCGGACGAGACCTGGCGGATCTGCGAGACGTACAAGGGCATCAACCGCGTCGTCTACTCGAATCCGACGGCGTTCACGCACATCGAGGACGTGATCGGCGCCTACGCCGACGCGCTCGGCACCAGCGGCAAGACGCCGGGCCAGGCGCTCTTCGCCCTCGACTTCATCGGCGATACAGTGATGGCGTCCCACCTGGGAGTCGAAACGATGCGAGCGGTCGACGCCACCAACACGACCGGCCTCGAGCGGGCCCGCGCCGGGACATCCGACGACGCGGTGATGAAACCCGACGAGGAGTGGACAGACGGAGCGTTCATGAACGCCAAAGTCGAGTTTCTCATCGCCGCGCTGGGCCACGACTGGCCGGAGGCGCCGACGGCGGGATGAGCGCTCGGGCGGCGGTGAACGTGGGCCTGCTCGCCCACGCTCGCGGTCGCCCGGTGTACGTCGTCGGTCGGTTCTGACGCGCTGGGCAGCAGCGGCGGCCCCGCACCCGATGCGCCGGACGGTGGCACACTCGATGATGTCGATGTCCGTTCGCGTGAGAGGTGCCCGTCCAGTGATCGCAACCATCAACCCCGCCACCGGCGAGACGGTCCAGACCTTCGACCCGGCGACCGCCGAGGAGATCGAGAGCGCGATCGCCCTCGCGGCGGCGAGAGCGAAGACCTACCGCACGACGACGTTCGCGCAGCGCGCCGAGTGGATGCGTGCCGTTGCCGACTTGTTGGAGGCCGAGGCCGACGACGTCGCGGCGATGATGACCCTTGAGATGGGGAAGACCCTGTCGGCCGCGAAAGGCGAAGCACTCAAGTGCGCCAAGGGATTCCGCTTCTACGCCGAGCACGCCGAG from Gordonia humi encodes:
- a CDS encoding ABC transporter ATP-binding protein; this translates as MTEASSEVDDHKRQQKAGARALSRLLEPVSTALAVGRVLSAVSAVLAVVPYIALVHIGDALITGGGIDDDAVGRWLAILLATFGARLFIYFIALFVTHLADIKVGHLIREQIVDRLARVPLTWFTSTNSGRVRKALQDDIGTVHQLIAHQPVEGTSAIVMPLALMVYAFVVDWRLGLLSIATIPLYIAAMAATMRGMGEMTVKMDHRLSAVSARMVEFVTGIAVVKAFGRVGRAHHNYQHAADDFYEFYADWVKPLVKVSALGMSILAIPLLLLINIGGGAALVHAGVVSPADVLATALIALLIPYSLETVMSSTWSRQIAGASALRLQDLIETPALPDDAANPTGPESFDVEFDHVSYTYPGADVRAVDDVSLTLRQGTVTALIGASGSGKSTIATLLARFDDPSSGAIRIGGVPVTEIDDLYDKVGFVLQDPQLLSISIRDNIALGRPDATREQIRHAARSAQILDEIDALPDGFDTVYGAGTGLSGGQAQRVAIARALLVDAPVLILDEATALADPEAQHEIQQALSALAVGRTVLVIAHRPEAIMGVDQIVILDAGRVDAVGTHDELSTHPAYARLWSDSLTTGSGGHR
- a CDS encoding ABC transporter ATP-binding protein; amino-acid sequence: MSTLPLADIVPRSKKMLSRPAELDTVIGVSALAGLVEGLALAALLPTITALAESDAVWGLRLSGWLWVLGGLSVVSFVINYVSARRSYDVALDFLRSIHRIFGDQVAKQPLGWFARPVAGALSRLVSTELMMAGEILAHMISPLVSRATAALVIIVAAWVWSPLLGLVLTCAIPVFVLITLVSAAFVRRGRTIHEPAEVDLANRIVEYAQSQGALRSCGRSGDFEPLTDAMARARAKKKSALLIETLGLLLSGMVTQGVIVVLISVAGSLAVAGTLEPIPALAFIGLALRFTSTLSAITDAAMSLESRRPLLDQLDEVLDATPLPAPDSPADLSAPGAVALTNVTFGYGTGEPVLRDVSIDVPAGSMVALVGPSGSGKTTVAKLVSRFYDVDAGRVLVGGVPVTEQTTEQLMAQLSIVFQDVYLFDDTLLANIAVGREGASEDEVLNAARTAGVAEIAHRLPGGWDSNVGEGGRALSGGERQRVAIARALLKKAPIVLLDEATSALDVENEANIVAAIDELRTQATVLVIAHRLDTIARADSIVALTDAGEVEAIGTHDELVAAGGTYASYWTRLSRAQGWQLTNRPTG
- a CDS encoding TetR family transcriptional regulator, which produces MEESRRQDRTGRRAGRKPVFTASDVVNAAIAEGVDTFTLSAVAERLGVATPAVYRLYRSRDDIVVAALDLIASSFRLPDEGASWREVLRLWADETWRICETYKGINRVVYSNPTAFTHIEDVIGAYADALGTSGKTPGQALFALDFIGDTVMASHLGVETMRAVDATNTTGLERARAGTSDDAVMKPDEEWTDGAFMNAKVEFLIAALGHDWPEAPTAG